The Leptospira brenneri genome includes a window with the following:
- a CDS encoding c-type cytochrome, whose protein sequence is MILLQNFPENPFRIFYIFFLFILVQILISCSPENEVPIKEPPPPPAVTIPFPEAMYVQNGCASCHGREGNGRGTRSSLLSNSRVPNFQDKSTYIYGSSKEAIAKTIQNGIPGTYMKAYSHMRKKEIDAVANYIQKMQK, encoded by the coding sequence ATGATTCTGTTACAAAACTTCCCTGAAAATCCTTTTCGAATTTTTTACATTTTCTTTTTATTCATTCTAGTTCAAATCTTGATTTCTTGTTCTCCTGAAAATGAAGTGCCCATAAAAGAACCCCCTCCTCCTCCTGCAGTGACAATTCCCTTCCCGGAAGCCATGTATGTCCAAAATGGCTGTGCTTCTTGTCATGGGAGGGAAGGAAATGGACGGGGAACTAGGTCGAGTCTATTATCCAATTCACGAGTTCCCAATTTCCAAGACAAATCGACTTATATTTACGGTTCTAGTAAAGAAGCCATTGCCAAGACCATCCAAAATGGAATTCCTGGAACTTATATGAAAGCATATTCACATATGCGAAAAAAAGAAATTGATGCGGTGGCAAATTACATTCAAAAAATGCAAAAATAA
- a CDS encoding LamG-like jellyroll fold domain-containing protein: MNFVQKVVTYLAVLPLFACQFPSISRSFLETYTTFRFLQANTLSYSISFRVSGLMGTGLQIENNGDVVDVSTSGTYTFSKKVSSGSPYNVTVKTAPSSPIQKCIVSSGSGTVLNGNIEGIQIVCGDALYLISGTVTGLSGNGLQIQNITGVGTDVINVNSANFSLPPIPAGETYNFSIVSQPTSPSQTCSITTPAATSGTMAAAHIPVAINCITSSFVVNAQVTGILGTLTAGNELKLTLDGTNTINVTTDGTFPFPGTFLSGGTFSIAIDNPGGTITTGVCSLASSTITIANGTYTIPVNCSNAFQISGTVSSPGGTTTSILSGSVTLDLVNTGGTAFATQQITVNAGVTNFSFPTTIPGGSDYEIVVSTPAPNQVCTMTTGGTHAGTNSNQGTAVLNCSLTTASFSPTTGSVFNDDGTVTLSTLIPGSEYRYTLGNGGQADPTCSTGTSTTSTVSLTSNNQAVIKAIHCKTGWVTSTVTTSTYSLKVATPTPSLATGSLLNSSQTVSFSTTTTGTTWVCQNGAVGTPTDPVCGATANTCSTGTSGNYIFPTPGSSQNVKAKMCKVDYLDSDILTLNYQPNVYTVGGTISTLTIPFGVNTFVLQNNLGDDLTIAGNGTFTFNTAIPTGTNYSVTVLSGPQNPWQTCNITDGTGTVGSAAITNIAIACTVNQYSMSGNITSNVALPPGLTVTNGTDTINVPDGATTTPISFTTPITSGSNYDISITAEPPGYVCAIQSNYSGTVLGANITNVAVNCIQGYRYGNLISAKKPAPIHMHYYRGVVTTSAGQASSGSTDATGTSATFGTLGGITFDGTKGYIVDSGNHKIRIFNPTTSAVTTLVGNNSAGNTAGSGAISAFNLPRGIATDGTYLYVTEFTGNRIKRVLISTGYTETIAGDNSTVSPPNANVDSPDPTLARFASPAGLSVDGENLYLADRNNAAIRVFNLRTRAVTTLTSGGDFNQPEGLTIVGDYIYTANISAHNILKTHKVTGATTIFAGSSTLGFRDGEGINASLNAPMYIANIGNVLVTGGLFKLRSINPSGLIAYYPLNGSVQNQVGNQTITSVGSPGFGLGRFGETSGAATTSTGNAGTAPSPTGSINNITISAWINWDGTSPGVSKVIAYNGVAASNGHGLFINSEGQLGLMRGGYPPDPANINIIPGLWTHVAMTVDTNNVYRIYHNGNLFFQKQLTTNAATGDFSIGVSSLANFFPGSIADVRYYSRLLNEAEIGDLARSANSALVGNSYSSRPIELLLQYEMNANLDSTGPVGGTLGLYGSYSAFAPGRDRSLNTSVRFLSGDNGYVNGSEIGLPTGNHPRSVCVWVHPERYPVNGNEHSPIFSYGTPVPGSEFILSIYKSGTGDNMIRYGGLGAGEVYTYYSIPLNRWSHLCGIFDGNDGYIYLNGVDIATTFGIGSYVNTTPSTGIYVGRIMSSPSQYFAGKITDLRVYSKALTRKEVRLMSAQIPVGLVARFDFNKTIEDVSGIGNQFLNTGVGLTFDRFGNTSSAISSNGTNYLSVYTTNTQLPKSNKPRTVCVHYKSNLTDPGTMVSYGQTSTDSLISLGTANTGSRYLFSGFGNDVEGFYYNHENVWHQLCGVYNGPDNGNLAMLYHNGVLLKTEIKNTWNTNITGFTIGTRTDLSTSFSGLIDDVLVYNRALSSNEIQSLSGYDPRQVASWSPTLASSSLRLYLSADSLSNQGNGTAITTWHDRSGNAASFFNGISAPTYNMTGFNGKPSVSFNGASTQYLYRVTALDIPSNNSTFFMAFSRTSLTDGTLFESAADGVSYNIQSNRVHMTKPLGTDIGYSNPVFNGTLIPYLMTAEHVSNSLFGIFLNGIQYTVTLNTNQTFTPNNIYLGSNATGSSNFFSGHISEVLYYNTSMTLAGRTIVHCYLSQKYNISLAGSGNLCD; this comes from the coding sequence ATGAACTTTGTCCAAAAAGTAGTTACATACCTTGCCGTATTGCCGCTGTTTGCTTGTCAATTTCCAAGCATCAGTAGATCATTTTTGGAGACATACACAACATTTCGTTTTTTACAGGCTAACACCCTTTCCTATTCTATTTCTTTCCGCGTATCAGGTCTTATGGGAACCGGACTACAGATTGAAAACAACGGTGATGTTGTCGATGTAAGTACTAGTGGAACTTATACCTTTTCTAAAAAAGTCTCATCTGGCTCTCCTTACAATGTAACGGTCAAAACAGCCCCCTCTTCCCCCATCCAGAAATGTATTGTTTCCTCTGGATCTGGAACAGTTCTAAACGGTAATATCGAAGGGATTCAAATTGTTTGTGGAGATGCATTGTATCTCATTTCTGGAACCGTAACAGGACTTTCAGGCAACGGACTACAGATACAAAATATAACTGGAGTCGGCACGGATGTCATCAATGTCAATTCCGCAAATTTCTCTTTGCCACCCATTCCAGCAGGCGAGACTTATAATTTCAGTATTGTAAGCCAACCCACAAGTCCAAGCCAAACTTGCTCCATCACAACGCCAGCCGCTACCTCTGGAACTATGGCCGCAGCCCACATACCAGTAGCGATCAATTGTATTACCAGTTCCTTTGTGGTAAACGCACAAGTAACGGGGATTTTGGGAACACTCACAGCTGGAAACGAACTAAAACTTACGTTAGATGGAACAAACACAATCAACGTTACAACGGACGGAACCTTTCCCTTTCCTGGAACCTTTTTGAGTGGTGGAACCTTTTCGATTGCCATTGATAACCCTGGAGGGACCATCACTACAGGAGTTTGTTCTTTAGCTTCCAGTACAATAACAATTGCCAATGGAACTTATACCATTCCTGTCAATTGTAGCAATGCATTTCAAATCAGTGGAACCGTCTCTAGTCCTGGGGGAACAACAACCAGTATCCTGAGTGGATCGGTAACCTTAGATTTGGTCAATACCGGAGGCACAGCCTTTGCCACCCAACAAATCACTGTGAATGCAGGGGTCACAAATTTTTCTTTCCCTACCACCATTCCTGGTGGTTCCGATTACGAAATTGTTGTTTCCACACCAGCACCTAACCAAGTATGCACGATGACAACAGGAGGAACCCATGCGGGAACCAATTCGAATCAAGGGACTGCCGTACTCAATTGTAGTTTGACTACAGCTTCCTTTTCGCCAACTACAGGTTCTGTTTTTAATGATGATGGAACGGTCACCCTCTCCACTCTCATTCCGGGATCAGAGTATCGTTATACTTTAGGTAATGGCGGACAGGCCGATCCCACTTGTTCCACAGGAACTTCAACCACATCCACAGTTTCCTTAACGAGTAACAACCAAGCAGTCATCAAAGCCATCCATTGCAAAACAGGTTGGGTAACATCAACCGTCACAACTTCCACATATAGTTTGAAAGTGGCAACACCTACTCCTAGTTTAGCGACTGGATCTTTACTCAACTCGAGCCAAACGGTGAGTTTTTCGACAACCACAACGGGAACCACTTGGGTTTGTCAGAATGGAGCTGTAGGAACACCAACAGACCCAGTTTGCGGTGCCACAGCAAATACTTGTTCTACGGGAACATCCGGGAATTATATATTTCCCACTCCAGGTTCTTCTCAAAATGTAAAAGCGAAAATGTGTAAGGTGGATTATCTTGATAGTGATATCCTTACTTTAAATTACCAACCGAATGTGTATACTGTGGGGGGAACGATTAGTACCCTCACCATTCCTTTTGGAGTGAATACTTTTGTTTTACAAAATAATTTAGGGGATGATTTGACCATTGCTGGGAATGGAACCTTTACCTTCAACACTGCCATTCCCACTGGTACCAATTATTCGGTGACTGTACTTTCGGGACCACAAAACCCTTGGCAAACTTGTAACATTACCGATGGAACGGGAACCGTAGGTTCTGCTGCCATCACAAACATTGCCATCGCCTGCACAGTGAATCAATATAGTATGAGTGGGAACATCACAAGCAATGTGGCCCTACCACCAGGTCTGACTGTTACCAATGGAACCGATACCATCAATGTTCCTGATGGTGCCACAACCACTCCAATTTCCTTTACTACACCCATAACTAGTGGATCTAATTATGATATCAGTATCACAGCAGAACCTCCCGGTTATGTCTGTGCGATCCAATCCAATTATTCAGGAACCGTACTTGGAGCCAACATTACCAATGTTGCCGTGAACTGTATCCAAGGATATCGTTATGGAAATCTCATATCGGCGAAAAAACCAGCTCCGATACACATGCATTATTATCGTGGAGTAGTCACCACTTCCGCAGGACAGGCTAGCAGTGGCAGTACAGACGCAACCGGTACTTCGGCCACATTCGGAACTCTCGGTGGAATCACTTTTGATGGAACCAAAGGATACATTGTCGATTCAGGAAATCATAAAATTCGAATTTTTAACCCTACCACAAGTGCCGTGACAACCCTTGTGGGAAATAATAGTGCTGGAAATACGGCAGGGTCAGGAGCGATCAGTGCTTTTAATTTGCCACGAGGTATTGCCACAGATGGTACTTATCTTTATGTAACCGAGTTTACTGGAAACCGAATCAAAAGAGTTTTGATTAGCACAGGTTATACGGAAACAATTGCAGGTGATAATTCAACAGTTTCACCACCAAACGCAAATGTTGATTCTCCAGATCCAACGCTTGCTAGATTTGCCTCTCCTGCAGGACTCAGCGTTGACGGAGAAAATTTGTATTTAGCTGATCGTAATAACGCCGCCATACGCGTGTTCAACTTACGTACTCGTGCAGTCACCACCCTGACTAGCGGAGGGGATTTCAATCAACCAGAAGGACTGACAATTGTCGGGGATTATATTTACACTGCCAATATCAGCGCGCATAATATCTTAAAAACTCATAAGGTGACAGGAGCAACAACCATCTTTGCCGGTAGCTCCACTCTTGGGTTTAGAGATGGAGAGGGAATCAATGCCTCACTCAATGCACCGATGTATATTGCCAATATTGGAAATGTTTTGGTCACCGGAGGGCTCTTTAAACTTAGATCCATCAATCCTTCTGGACTAATCGCTTACTATCCTCTCAATGGATCTGTTCAAAACCAAGTCGGAAACCAAACCATCACCTCCGTGGGAAGCCCTGGATTTGGCCTGGGTCGATTTGGAGAAACTTCTGGTGCTGCTACTACATCCACTGGAAATGCAGGGACGGCACCTTCGCCAACAGGTTCCATCAACAATATCACAATCTCTGCCTGGATCAACTGGGATGGAACTAGTCCCGGGGTTTCCAAAGTCATCGCTTATAATGGAGTCGCCGCTTCCAATGGACACGGACTCTTTATCAATTCCGAAGGTCAATTAGGTCTTATGAGAGGTGGGTATCCTCCTGATCCCGCTAATATAAATATTATCCCTGGATTATGGACTCATGTGGCCATGACGGTTGATACAAATAATGTATATCGAATCTATCACAATGGAAATTTATTTTTTCAAAAACAACTAACAACTAATGCAGCCACAGGGGATTTTTCTATTGGGGTATCCTCTCTTGCAAATTTCTTTCCTGGTAGTATTGCAGACGTCCGTTATTACTCGCGCCTTCTCAATGAAGCAGAAATAGGTGACCTAGCTCGCAGTGCCAATTCTGCTCTCGTAGGAAATTCTTATTCCTCTCGACCGATTGAACTTCTCTTACAGTACGAAATGAACGCTAACTTAGATTCAACGGGGCCAGTGGGAGGAACCCTTGGATTGTATGGAAGTTATTCGGCATTTGCACCAGGTCGTGACCGAAGTTTAAATACAAGTGTTCGATTTTTATCAGGTGACAATGGTTATGTGAATGGTTCAGAAATTGGGTTACCAACAGGAAACCACCCGCGTAGTGTTTGTGTTTGGGTCCATCCAGAAAGATATCCAGTCAATGGAAACGAACATTCACCCATATTTTCCTATGGAACTCCAGTTCCCGGATCTGAATTTATATTATCAATTTATAAAAGTGGGACTGGAGACAATATGATTCGTTACGGTGGGTTAGGTGCTGGAGAGGTGTACACATATTATTCCATCCCACTCAATCGGTGGTCTCACCTCTGTGGAATCTTTGATGGAAACGACGGATATATCTACTTGAATGGTGTAGATATTGCAACCACATTTGGTATTGGTTCTTACGTGAATACAACTCCAAGCACTGGTATTTACGTAGGGAGGATCATGTCGTCTCCAAGCCAATACTTTGCGGGAAAAATCACTGACCTTCGTGTTTATTCAAAAGCCTTAACCAGAAAAGAAGTGAGATTGATGTCTGCGCAAATCCCGGTAGGCCTAGTCGCTCGTTTTGACTTTAATAAAACAATAGAAGATGTGAGTGGGATCGGAAACCAATTCCTGAATACCGGTGTTGGTCTTACTTTCGATCGATTTGGAAATACATCCAGTGCCATTAGTTCCAATGGAACCAATTATCTTTCTGTTTATACTACCAATACCCAATTGCCAAAATCCAACAAACCAAGAACTGTTTGTGTTCATTACAAATCAAACCTCACCGATCCAGGAACAATGGTGAGTTATGGACAAACGAGTACCGATAGTTTGATCTCTCTAGGAACGGCAAACACCGGCAGCAGGTATCTGTTTTCCGGATTTGGAAATGACGTAGAAGGTTTTTACTACAATCATGAAAACGTATGGCACCAACTTTGTGGGGTTTACAACGGACCAGATAATGGTAATTTGGCGATGTTGTACCATAATGGAGTGTTATTAAAAACAGAGATCAAAAACACTTGGAATACTAATATTACTGGTTTTACCATCGGAACTAGAACAGATCTCAGTACTAGTTTTTCTGGTTTGATTGATGATGTTTTGGTCTACAACCGTGCTCTGAGTTCAAATGAAATCCAATCACTTTCCGGTTATGATCCAAGACAAGTGGCCTCTTGGTCTCCTACTTTAGCCTCCAGTAGTTTACGGCTTTATTTAAGTGCCGATAGTTTATCAAACCAAGGAAACGGAACAGCCATAACTACTTGGCATGATCGCAGTGGAAATGCCGCTTCCTTCTTTAACGGAATCTCAGCACCAACTTATAATATGACAGGTTTTAATGGCAAACCTTCTGTTTCCTTTAATGGGGCAAGTACACAATACCTTTACCGAGTTACGGCCTTAGACATTCCTTCCAATAATTCCACTTTCTTTATGGCTTTCAGTAGAACTTCGCTGACCGATGGTACATTATTTGAATCAGCAGCTGACGGAGTTTCTTATAATATCCAAAGCAATCGAGTCCATATGACAAAACCACTCGGAACGGATATTGGTTATAGTAATCCAGTTTTTAATGGAACGCTCATACCTTATTTGATGACGGCAGAACATGTCTCAAACTCCTTATTTGGAATTTTTCTCAATGGCATCCAGTATACGGTTACTTTAAATACAAACCAAACCTTTACACCAAATAATATTTATTTAGGTTCGAATGCTACTGGTTCTTCCAATTTCTTTTCAGGACATATCAGTGAAGTTCTCTATTACAATACAAGTATGACACTTGCGGGAAGAACCATCGTACATTGTTATTTATCTCAAAAATACAATATCAGTTTAGCTGGATCTGGAAACCTTTGCGATTGA
- a CDS encoding cysteine synthase A, translating into MKTNIRNGFIDTVGNTPLIRINSLSDETGCEILGKAEFLNPGGSVKDRAALYIIEDAEKKGLLKTGGTVVEGTAGNTGIGLTHICNAKGYKSVIVIPETQSKEKIEMLRTLGADVTLVPAVPYADPGNYVRVSERIALETPNSLWANQFDNLANRNAHFETTGPEIWEQTQGKIDVWTASLGTGGTYAGTGLYFKSKNPKIKCIVADPYGSGIYSFVKTGQITIEGSSITEGIGQGRITKNMEGMPADDAIRIHDKEALRILNLVLKKDGLFMGGSVGINLASAYQIAKDLGPGHTIVTVLCDSGAKYQSKIFNHEFLVSKGLV; encoded by the coding sequence ATGAAAACAAATATAAGAAATGGTTTTATTGATACTGTAGGGAACACCCCACTGATTCGCATCAATTCACTCAGTGACGAAACAGGATGTGAAATTTTAGGCAAAGCTGAATTTTTAAATCCAGGTGGTTCTGTCAAAGATAGAGCTGCTTTGTATATCATTGAAGACGCCGAAAAAAAAGGACTCCTGAAAACGGGTGGAACCGTGGTAGAAGGTACAGCAGGGAATACGGGGATTGGTCTCACCCATATTTGTAACGCAAAGGGTTACAAATCGGTGATAGTAATTCCAGAAACCCAATCCAAAGAAAAAATAGAAATGCTACGCACGTTAGGTGCTGATGTGACGCTTGTCCCTGCAGTTCCTTATGCTGATCCTGGAAATTACGTACGTGTCTCTGAACGAATTGCGCTCGAAACTCCCAACTCTCTTTGGGCCAACCAATTCGATAACCTAGCAAATCGGAACGCGCATTTTGAAACCACAGGCCCAGAAATTTGGGAGCAAACCCAAGGGAAAATCGATGTATGGACAGCCTCCCTCGGAACGGGTGGAACCTATGCGGGAACAGGACTTTATTTTAAATCTAAAAATCCCAAGATCAAATGTATCGTGGCCGACCCTTATGGATCTGGAATTTACTCCTTTGTCAAAACAGGACAAATCACCATTGAAGGTTCTTCCATCACCGAAGGAATTGGACAGGGGCGGATCACCAAAAACATGGAAGGGATGCCTGCCGATGATGCCATTCGTATCCATGACAAAGAAGCGCTTCGAATTCTGAACTTAGTTCTTAAAAAAGATGGATTGTTTATGGGAGGAAGTGTGGGAATCAATTTGGCCTCTGCCTACCAAATTGCCAAGGATTTAGGCCCTGGACACACCATAGTCACCGTGTTATGTGACAGTGGAGCAAAATACCAATCGAAGATATTCAACCATGAATTCCTAGTTTCGAAAGGTCTCGTTTGA
- a CDS encoding MFS transporter has product MLQTIRQWFAPAPSIPLKTESEIQSLYPKFRFRVLESTFLGYTTYYLTRNNFSPVSKEIGEALSYSKTEIGDILAVTAITYGIGKFLMGALSDRSNPRKFMAVGLFLTAILNFSFGFANHYWIHLFLWGANGLVQGMGWPPCGRSLGHWYSVRERGTTFAFWNIAHNIGGGLVGVVASHSAAQLGWQYAFFVPGVIALIGSVYLYIRLVDTPQSEGLPPVEVYRNDYPPEEKENHESELTTKQLIVDQVLFNKYIWLFAIINFFVYIIRYSLIDWGPTYLKETKGADLLGGGYSTLILEFGGIGSTILMGWVSDKFDGRRGMVSLLCIIPIFFAFLGILWNPPGSIWIDYLLFGLIGLFIYPPVMLLGVAGIDFTSKKAVGTAAGFIGLFGSLGRTAQGKGLAILATEYSWDVALGAILVSTLIAIFLLVFSWNLRPRG; this is encoded by the coding sequence ATGTTACAAACCATTCGCCAGTGGTTCGCTCCTGCTCCATCCATCCCTTTAAAAACGGAATCAGAAATTCAATCTCTGTATCCGAAATTTCGTTTCCGAGTGTTAGAATCAACTTTTCTCGGTTATACGACCTATTACTTAACTCGAAATAACTTCTCTCCTGTTTCTAAAGAAATTGGTGAAGCGTTATCTTATTCTAAAACAGAAATAGGTGACATCCTCGCAGTAACTGCCATCACTTATGGGATTGGAAAATTTCTCATGGGAGCTCTTTCCGATCGTTCCAATCCGCGAAAGTTTATGGCGGTAGGTTTGTTTCTTACTGCCATTTTGAATTTTTCATTTGGATTTGCGAATCATTATTGGATTCATCTTTTTTTATGGGGAGCGAATGGTCTTGTGCAAGGAATGGGTTGGCCACCATGCGGGCGTTCACTTGGGCATTGGTATTCAGTAAGAGAACGTGGTACTACGTTTGCATTTTGGAATATTGCACATAATATTGGAGGCGGACTTGTGGGAGTGGTTGCTTCCCACTCGGCAGCGCAGTTAGGATGGCAATATGCCTTTTTTGTCCCAGGGGTCATTGCACTTATAGGATCTGTTTATTTATACATTCGGCTTGTGGACACACCGCAGTCAGAAGGGCTTCCTCCTGTTGAGGTCTACCGAAACGATTACCCACCAGAAGAAAAAGAAAATCACGAATCTGAACTAACCACCAAACAATTGATTGTTGATCAAGTTTTGTTTAATAAATATATTTGGTTATTCGCGATTATCAATTTTTTTGTTTATATCATTCGTTATAGTTTGATTGATTGGGGTCCAACGTACTTAAAAGAAACAAAAGGAGCTGACCTTTTGGGTGGAGGTTATTCCACACTCATTTTGGAATTTGGAGGAATTGGTTCTACCATTCTTATGGGATGGGTTTCTGATAAATTTGATGGAAGGAGGGGAATGGTAAGTTTACTTTGTATCATCCCTATTTTCTTTGCTTTTTTAGGAATCTTGTGGAACCCTCCAGGTTCCATATGGATTGATTATCTACTTTTTGGACTCATTGGACTTTTTATCTATCCACCTGTTATGTTGTTAGGTGTCGCTGGTATCGACTTTACTTCAAAAAAAGCGGTGGGTACTGCCGCTGGGTTTATTGGCCTTTTTGGATCTTTGGGTCGTACGGCCCAAGGCAAAGGTCTTGCCATTCTTGCCACAGAATATTCATGGGACGTTGCCTTAGGTGCTATCCTTGTTTCCACTTTGATTGCAATCTTCCTTCTTGTTTTCAGTTGGAATTTGCGACCACGTGGGTAA
- a CDS encoding SRPBCC family protein: MTLGRKISIGLIGLVAIPLIVALFLPTQYQVERTIDINKPASEVFDFIRMLKNQDKYSVWAKKDPNMKRIFTGQDGNIGFISRWESSDQEVGTGEQEIKMVNADALEMQTELRFIEPMEATERSYMKVSSLDQKKSKVIWGFDGSIPYPSNLICLFMNFDELIGKDFEEGLSNLKVVLER, from the coding sequence ATGACACTCGGCAGAAAAATTTCTATAGGACTCATTGGCCTCGTCGCCATTCCTCTCATCGTGGCTCTCTTTTTACCAACCCAATACCAGGTAGAACGTACCATCGATATCAATAAACCAGCCTCGGAGGTATTTGATTTTATTCGAATGTTAAAGAACCAAGATAAATACAGTGTTTGGGCGAAAAAAGACCCTAATATGAAAAGAATATTTACAGGCCAAGATGGTAACATCGGTTTTATTTCTCGTTGGGAAAGTTCGGACCAAGAAGTGGGAACTGGGGAACAAGAAATCAAAATGGTGAATGCGGATGCTTTGGAGATGCAAACGGAACTTCGATTTATAGAACCAATGGAAGCTACAGAACGTAGTTATATGAAAGTTTCTTCACTAGACCAAAAAAAATCCAAAGTCATTTGGGGATTTGATGGTTCCATACCTTATCCTTCCAATTTGATTTGTCTTTTTATGAATTTTGACGAATTAATCGGAAAAGACTTTGAAGAGGGGCTATCCAACCTTAAAGTTGTTTTAGAACGATAA
- a CDS encoding glycosyl hydrolase family 43 → MNKQNIYWQLYQDDPILKPGFFSPILADPSFLFPENCPDGLWHLFAHNLFGVQEFLSEDGIQWKKRKTVLWNAMRPFLFFEEGTYYLYYEKYKFLHVLMSWFPYRKWKSRIEVRTSKDLKTWSSPQTVIQPKFPFHKDVKYGDSVSNPCLVKFGKKYRMYFSSSLVYIPDCGFCEPKHITVAESSSPLGPFSYFSDPILSPSEMDPFCNLAAGSLKVIEWKGRYLGFQNGIFWNPVRKESCSAILFLQSEDGLNFERINQTPILGPTGKGWKASHVYACDVKYSEAEKIFILYFNARNKAHWTQGKEAIGLFVGKVEESKTAPKKTTKQVQKKKASPKKKISSPKTKTGKSKRK, encoded by the coding sequence TTGAACAAACAAAATATCTATTGGCAACTCTACCAAGATGATCCCATTTTAAAACCCGGGTTCTTTTCTCCCATTCTTGCGGATCCGAGTTTTTTATTTCCTGAAAATTGTCCCGATGGCCTTTGGCATCTGTTTGCACACAATTTGTTTGGTGTGCAGGAGTTTCTTTCCGAAGATGGGATCCAGTGGAAAAAAAGAAAAACAGTTCTTTGGAATGCCATGCGTCCCTTTCTTTTTTTTGAAGAAGGAACTTATTATCTCTATTACGAAAAATATAAATTCCTTCATGTACTTATGTCCTGGTTTCCCTATAGAAAGTGGAAATCACGAATTGAAGTCAGAACTAGCAAAGATTTAAAAACTTGGTCTTCCCCGCAAACGGTCATCCAACCAAAATTCCCTTTCCATAAAGATGTTAAATATGGAGATTCTGTCAGTAATCCGTGTTTGGTGAAGTTCGGAAAAAAGTACAGAATGTACTTTTCTTCATCTCTAGTTTACATTCCCGATTGTGGATTTTGTGAACCAAAACATATCACCGTGGCCGAGTCGAGTTCTCCTCTTGGCCCTTTTTCTTATTTTTCGGATCCCATACTTTCTCCTAGTGAGATGGATCCATTTTGTAATTTAGCTGCAGGTTCCTTAAAGGTCATTGAATGGAAAGGTCGATACCTTGGATTTCAAAATGGAATTTTTTGGAATCCAGTGAGGAAAGAATCCTGTTCGGCCATTCTCTTTTTACAAAGTGAAGATGGTCTCAACTTTGAACGCATCAACCAAACTCCGATCCTCGGACCAACTGGCAAAGGATGGAAAGCAAGCCATGTCTATGCTTGTGATGTAAAGTATTCGGAAGCGGAGAAAATCTTTATCCTTTATTTTAATGCCAGAAACAAGGCACATTGGACTCAAGGGAAAGAAGCCATCGGTCTTTTTGTTGGAAAGGTAGAGGAATCAAAAACCGCTCCAAAGAAAACCACCAAACAGGTGCAAAAAAAGAAGGCCAGCCCGAAAAAGAAAATATCGAGTCCAAAAACTAAAACAGGTAAGTCTAAACGGAAATGA
- a CDS encoding pirin family protein encodes MTRSLHGHSKDLGDNFIIRRVLPAMEKRSIGPFVFFDHFGPVPVVTGEELVVRAHPHIGLATITFLYDGVITHRDSLKVEMDIRPNETNWMVAGSGIVHSERSKFDPKYEILEGIQTWIALPKEKEEIDPSFEHFSEGEMPVLKKDGLVFRLLGGSFLGLHSPATVHSPLFYADIEVNPSVGEVDWILSDKEEAGLYISRGSIESGDESYGTGSMVLFEKGSSVKFKAKQNSRLMLLGGEPLTEKRNLFWNFVSTRQEAIERAKERWAKDEFPKVPGETDRIPLPK; translated from the coding sequence ATGACACGTTCTCTTCATGGACACTCCAAAGATTTAGGTGATAATTTTATCATCCGTCGCGTTCTTCCTGCTATGGAAAAACGCTCCATAGGCCCCTTTGTTTTTTTTGACCACTTTGGTCCGGTACCCGTAGTCACAGGTGAGGAGCTTGTAGTTCGGGCCCATCCGCATATTGGCCTTGCTACCATCACTTTTTTATATGATGGTGTGATCACACATCGTGATAGTTTGAAAGTGGAAATGGACATTCGGCCGAATGAAACCAATTGGATGGTTGCCGGATCTGGTATCGTACACAGTGAACGGTCAAAATTTGATCCCAAATATGAAATCTTAGAAGGTATACAAACTTGGATTGCTTTGCCAAAAGAGAAAGAAGAAATAGATCCTAGTTTTGAACATTTTTCGGAAGGGGAAATGCCGGTTCTTAAAAAAGATGGTTTAGTATTCCGTTTGTTAGGTGGTAGTTTTCTAGGATTACACTCACCAGCCACGGTTCATTCCCCTTTGTTTTATGCAGATATAGAAGTGAATCCTTCGGTAGGGGAAGTGGATTGGATCCTTTCAGATAAAGAAGAGGCGGGGCTTTATATTTCTCGTGGTTCGATTGAGTCAGGGGACGAATCCTATGGGACAGGATCTATGGTTCTTTTTGAAAAAGGAAGTTCTGTAAAATTCAAAGCTAAACAAAACAGCCGTTTGATGTTGCTCGGTGGGGAACCGCTCACTGAAAAAAGAAATCTGTTTTGGAATTTTGTTTCTACAAGGCAAGAGGCAATTGAAAGAGCAAAGGAAAGATGGGCAAAAGATGAATTTCCAAAAGTCCCAGGGGAAACCGATCGAATTCCTTTGCCCAAATAA